One window of the Thermodesulfomicrobium sp. WS genome contains the following:
- a CDS encoding GAK system CofD-like protein — protein MTEFFLRRRVPVPDAARVALCRRAPELGPRILFFSGGTALRETSQTLVEYTHNSIHLITPFDSGGSSAVLRRYFGMPAVGDLRNRLMALADRSLHGYPEIYELFAHRLPKTAPDHELRATLHALADGTHPLVRRIQNPMRRIIRRHLRAFAVRIDQNFDLRGASIGNLILASGYLEDGRHMDPIVFLYARLIQARGEVRLVVNADAHLRARLKNGRTVLGQHQLTAKEVPPLEAPIEHLDLVDPNGHATTVSIRHKIAQLITSADLICYPIGSFYTSLIANLLPQGVAEAIAAAGCPKVFFPNPVPDPETVGITLSDQIRTLLCHACPANTPPSEVLNAVVLDPTASYAGRAEAIDLLRSLHVDVLEIPLLNAEKRADPRQLCHILISMAR, from the coding sequence ATGACCGAATTCTTCCTGCGCCGGCGTGTGCCCGTCCCCGATGCAGCGCGGGTAGCCTTATGCCGCCGCGCCCCGGAACTCGGACCGCGCATCCTCTTTTTCTCCGGCGGCACGGCCCTGCGGGAAACCAGCCAGACCCTCGTGGAGTACACCCATAACTCCATCCACCTCATCACGCCCTTTGACTCGGGCGGCAGCTCCGCAGTGCTGCGCCGCTACTTTGGCATGCCTGCGGTGGGCGATCTGCGCAACCGGCTCATGGCCCTGGCAGACCGCAGCCTCCACGGCTATCCGGAAATCTACGAACTCTTCGCCCACCGCCTGCCCAAGACAGCCCCGGACCACGAACTGCGCGCCACCCTCCACGCCCTGGCCGATGGCACCCATCCCCTTGTGCGGCGCATCCAAAACCCCATGCGCCGCATCATCCGCCGTCACCTGCGCGCCTTTGCCGTGCGCATCGACCAAAACTTCGACCTCAGAGGCGCGAGCATCGGTAACCTCATCCTCGCTTCCGGCTACCTCGAAGACGGTCGACACATGGACCCCATCGTCTTTCTCTACGCCCGCCTCATCCAGGCTCGGGGCGAGGTGCGTCTCGTGGTCAATGCCGATGCCCACCTGCGCGCCCGGCTCAAAAACGGGCGCACCGTCCTCGGCCAACACCAACTCACGGCCAAGGAAGTGCCCCCCCTGGAGGCCCCCATCGAGCATCTCGATTTGGTGGACCCCAACGGCCACGCCACCACCGTGAGCATCCGCCACAAAATCGCCCAGCTCATCACCAGCGCCGACCTCATCTGCTACCCCATCGGCAGTTTCTACACCTCACTCATCGCCAATCTCCTGCCCCAAGGCGTAGCCGAGGCCATCGCCGCCGCTGGATGCCCCAAGGTGTTCTTCCCCAACCCGGTCCCTGACCCAGAAACCGTAGGCATCACCTTGAGCGACCAAATACGCACCCTGCTCTGCCATGCCTGCCCGGCCAATACGCCTCCCAGCGAAGTCCTCAATGCCGTGGTCTTGGACCCCACGGCATCATACGCGGGCCGTGCCGAGGCCATCGATCTTCTCCGCTCGCTCCACGTGGACGTCCTGGAAATTCCACTGCTGAACGCAGAAAAGCGTGCCGATCCACGCCAGCTCTGCCACATTTTGATATCCATGGCCCGTTAA
- a CDS encoding transposase: protein MLNEMKDGGVALGALIGARRATASAPSAVAEIKRWSVERKKQVVLRLLRGESVDALSRELGMPIFRLEQWRDRALAGMDAGLKERENDPIEKRLDDANRRIGELEMEFKMLRKKREVRRPLAGRRSSR from the coding sequence ATGCTGAATGAGATGAAGGATGGCGGGGTTGCGCTGGGTGCGCTGATTGGTGCGCGTCGCGCGACTGCAAGCGCGCCCAGCGCGGTGGCCGAGATCAAGCGTTGGTCAGTGGAGCGCAAGAAGCAAGTCGTGCTGCGCCTGTTGCGCGGCGAATCGGTCGATGCTCTGTCACGGGAGCTGGGCATGCCGATCTTTCGACTGGAGCAGTGGCGCGACCGTGCTTTGGCCGGCATGGATGCCGGTCTCAAGGAACGGGAGAATGACCCGATCGAGAAGCGACTCGATGATGCCAACCGGCGCATCGGCGAGTTGGAGATGGAATTCAAGATGCTGCGCAAGAAAAGAGAGGTGCGCCGCCCTTTAGCCGGCAGGAGGTCGTCGCGATGA
- a CDS encoding amphi-Trp domain-containing protein, whose product MSSEKILCYEGDQLAYMAGMTLKELAEGFTQRAFCNKETGQSVCVPKEVHVEWELKRKDSGKVKLEIEISWLENSAEETN is encoded by the coding sequence ATGTCATCGGAAAAGATCCTGTGCTACGAAGGAGATCAATTGGCGTACATGGCTGGCATGACCCTCAAGGAATTGGCCGAAGGGTTCACGCAGCGGGCATTTTGCAACAAAGAGACCGGCCAGAGCGTGTGCGTTCCCAAAGAGGTGCATGTGGAATGGGAACTCAAACGCAAAGACTCCGGCAAGGTGAAGCTCGAAATCGAGATCAGCTGGCTGGAAAACAGCGCTGAAGAAACCAATTAG
- a CDS encoding HprK-related kinase B produces the protein MLTQPRIADLALALAAKYPVRAHLSVRMADLVLGVHTNSTALHTELTRYFQPFLEEGSQPPAVEIFAVQAPAPELDVPFRIKPPEPGKTKIKEEWFDTDDGRIVRKRLTGMLFLFGAGHHVAIGDCEANPNQVINFVNNRFLEYRLQHGGLLAHAAAVILGHRGVALAGFSGMGKSTLALHLVTEGATFVSNDRLVLVRQEGTLHAFGVAKHPRINPGTILGNPALAPLLPEADRQRFAALPADELWTLEAKYDAPIHELFGADRFRLATPLHALAILNWRRDNTPVRLQAVDVSRRPDLLPAFMKDPGLFFLAPTWQHPSPADYVSALEGCPVFEISGGVNFAQAARLLRQELSA, from the coding sequence GTGCTCACCCAACCACGCATCGCTGATCTCGCCTTGGCCCTGGCAGCCAAATATCCCGTACGGGCGCATCTTTCCGTGCGCATGGCCGACCTCGTCCTTGGCGTGCACACCAATTCCACCGCCCTGCACACCGAGCTGACCCGCTATTTCCAGCCCTTCCTGGAGGAGGGCTCCCAGCCGCCTGCGGTGGAAATCTTCGCCGTGCAGGCGCCGGCGCCGGAGTTGGACGTGCCCTTCCGCATCAAACCGCCGGAACCGGGGAAGACCAAAATCAAGGAGGAATGGTTCGATACCGACGACGGCCGCATCGTGCGCAAACGGCTCACCGGGATGCTGTTCCTTTTTGGTGCCGGACATCACGTGGCCATAGGCGACTGCGAGGCCAACCCCAACCAGGTGATCAACTTCGTCAACAATCGCTTTTTGGAGTACCGCCTGCAGCACGGCGGGCTGCTCGCCCATGCCGCAGCGGTCATCCTGGGGCACCGCGGCGTGGCCCTGGCCGGATTCTCGGGCATGGGCAAATCCACCCTGGCCCTGCATCTGGTCACCGAAGGCGCCACTTTCGTCAGCAACGACCGCCTCGTGCTGGTGCGCCAGGAGGGCACCCTCCACGCCTTTGGCGTGGCCAAGCATCCACGCATCAATCCCGGCACCATCCTGGGGAATCCCGCCCTCGCCCCGCTGCTACCCGAGGCAGACCGCCAACGCTTCGCCGCCCTGCCTGCCGACGAGCTCTGGACCCTCGAGGCCAAGTACGACGCCCCCATCCACGAACTCTTCGGGGCCGACCGATTCCGCCTGGCCACCCCGCTCCATGCCCTGGCCATCCTCAACTGGCGGCGGGACAACACCCCGGTGCGGCTGCAGGCGGTGGACGTGAGTCGACGCCCTGACCTGCTGCCAGCCTTCATGAAAGACCCAGGACTCTTCTTCCTGGCCCCCACCTGGCAGCATCCCTCGCCAGCAGATTACGTATCGGCGCTCGAGGGCTGCCCGGTGTTCGAGATCTCCGGCGGGGTCAATTTTGCGCAAGCGGCCCGTCTCCTGCGCCAGGAGCTTAGTGCATGA
- a CDS encoding integrase core domain-containing protein: MSRETSPSTGKPYGLERGCRVLGFPRSTLYAQQARETAKVVPLHPARRGPKPKISDADLLAAIHADLKASPFVGEGHRKAWARLRILSGIRVSKDRVCRLMRENGLLSPHRVRQGAPSAHEGSIQATAPNLMWGTDGIRIQTVEDGWVWVLSAVDHYDAYCVGIHVAKIGNRFAALQPIAQGLDSELGSTGANAGKGLKLRMDHGTQYTAEDRLKQIEFWGINQSFAFVAEPQTNGGVERFNRTLKEQAIHGRLFRNLEAVRQAATEFRDRYNRHWRLAKLGFMSPLEARQAHAIRKAA, encoded by the coding sequence ATGAGCCGCGAGACCTCGCCAAGCACCGGCAAGCCCTATGGCCTTGAGCGGGGTTGCCGGGTACTGGGGTTCCCCCGCTCGACCCTTTACGCCCAGCAGGCCAGGGAGACCGCCAAGGTGGTCCCGCTGCATCCGGCGCGGCGCGGCCCGAAGCCAAAAATTTCCGACGCCGATCTCCTGGCAGCCATCCATGCTGACCTCAAGGCTTCGCCCTTCGTCGGTGAGGGCCATCGCAAGGCGTGGGCGCGGCTGCGTATCCTTTCTGGTATCCGGGTATCCAAGGATCGCGTTTGCCGTCTGATGCGAGAGAACGGCTTGCTCTCGCCCCATCGGGTGCGACAGGGCGCGCCCTCTGCTCACGAAGGTTCGATTCAGGCCACGGCGCCGAATCTGATGTGGGGCACCGACGGGATTCGCATCCAGACCGTGGAAGACGGTTGGGTATGGGTGCTCTCTGCCGTCGATCATTACGATGCCTACTGTGTCGGCATCCATGTCGCGAAGATCGGCAATCGCTTTGCGGCATTGCAGCCGATCGCCCAGGGGCTTGACTCCGAGTTGGGCAGCACCGGCGCCAACGCCGGCAAGGGGCTCAAGCTGCGCATGGATCACGGCACGCAATACACGGCCGAGGACCGCCTGAAGCAGATCGAGTTCTGGGGGATCAATCAGAGCTTCGCCTTTGTTGCCGAGCCTCAGACCAACGGAGGCGTCGAGCGCTTCAATCGGACGCTCAAGGAGCAGGCCATTCATGGCCGCCTCTTCCGCAACCTCGAAGCGGTGCGGCAGGCCGCTACTGAGTTCAGGGATCGTTACAATCGCCATTGGCGTCTGGCAAAATTGGGATTCATGTCCCCCCTAGAAGCCCGGCAGGCTCATGCCATCCGAAAGGCCGCATGA
- a CDS encoding amphi-Trp domain-containing protein: protein MSKDKVSFRCMLPREQVACWLESLAQGIRSGCVRLEGNDGRGLCLAPSPVFEVEAKAKLKDARAKLEMELEWTTSGPLMGEL from the coding sequence ATGAGTAAAGACAAAGTATCCTTCCGTTGCATGCTCCCCCGGGAGCAGGTGGCCTGTTGGCTCGAATCGTTGGCCCAAGGAATCCGCAGCGGCTGCGTGCGTCTGGAAGGCAACGACGGCCGCGGACTCTGTCTTGCGCCGAGCCCAGTGTTTGAGGTAGAAGCCAAAGCCAAGCTCAAGGACGCGCGCGCCAAATTGGAAATGGAGCTGGAATGGACCACATCGGGTCCCTTGATGGGAGAACTCTAA
- a CDS encoding glycosyltransferase, whose product MPGISAMNKVSISVVTATYNAAAHLPRLIDALAAQTDADFEWVVADGASTDGTLALLEQAKARLKNVVVDSRPDFGIYDALNRAVKLAQGEYYIVLGADDVLFPDAIARYKEAAAESQADFVTAKIQIGRGITRPKGRRWEWLYGLSAYVSGHTVGTLIKKSLHDSVGYYSRRFPIAADQLFILRGVRTGATINELNFVAGVFDIGGTSGRDSLGSITELYRVQVEVSGRLILQTFLMFLRFIKHYKRLWRWCKLLAQYNYIAL is encoded by the coding sequence ATGCCAGGTATTTCAGCTATGAATAAGGTGAGCATTTCCGTCGTCACTGCGACCTACAACGCTGCAGCGCACTTGCCGCGTCTGATCGATGCGCTCGCCGCGCAAACCGATGCTGATTTCGAGTGGGTAGTGGCTGATGGCGCGTCGACCGACGGCACGCTGGCGTTATTGGAGCAAGCCAAGGCGCGGCTCAAGAATGTCGTCGTCGATTCGCGCCCGGATTTTGGTATTTATGACGCGCTCAACCGCGCAGTCAAATTGGCGCAAGGCGAATACTACATTGTGCTTGGTGCTGATGATGTGCTTTTTCCCGATGCAATAGCGCGCTACAAGGAGGCGGCGGCGGAAAGTCAAGCCGATTTTGTGACAGCCAAAATCCAAATAGGGCGTGGTATAACCAGGCCAAAAGGGAGGCGATGGGAATGGCTATATGGACTATCCGCCTATGTCAGCGGGCATACTGTTGGAACACTTATTAAAAAATCCTTACATGATTCTGTAGGCTATTATTCCAGGAGATTTCCTATCGCAGCTGACCAGCTCTTTATTTTGCGTGGAGTACGGACCGGTGCAACGATAAATGAGCTGAATTTTGTTGCAGGTGTTTTTGATATTGGCGGCACTAGTGGCCGAGATTCTTTGGGGTCTATAACAGAGTTATATCGAGTACAGGTTGAAGTTTCAGGTAGATTAATATTGCAGACGTTTTTGATGTTTTTACGGTTTATTAAACATTATAAAAGGTTATGGCGTTGGTGCAAATTATTGGCACAATATAATTACATTGCACTTTGA
- a CDS encoding GAK system ATP-grasp enzyme, with product MKIGVVGTKGGWSSELLADAVAERTGFRLLVDMEEACLDLHNGQLWYDGVDLRTLDALIIKKIGSRYSPLLLDRLELLRFAAEAGLPIFSSPLAIMRTLDRLSCTVTLRLGGIPMPPTVITESPAEALAAVERFGSAVFKPLYTSKARGMEVIDDGPDALARIADFQATNPVMYIQQKIDIPGRDLGLVFLGGRYLTTYARCSTDANAWNTTTASGGKYAPAQPEPELIELARRAQALFGLDFTCVDIVETAQGPLVFEVSAFGGFRGILEACGMDAAGLYADYVLEKIRAHPTTHR from the coding sequence ATGAAAATTGGTGTCGTAGGAACCAAAGGCGGCTGGTCTTCGGAACTTTTGGCCGATGCCGTGGCAGAGCGCACGGGATTCCGACTCCTTGTCGACATGGAAGAAGCCTGTCTCGACCTCCACAACGGACAATTGTGGTACGACGGCGTGGATTTGCGGACCCTTGATGCCCTGATCATCAAAAAGATCGGCTCCCGCTACTCGCCGCTGCTCTTGGACCGCTTGGAACTGCTGCGCTTTGCGGCGGAAGCAGGCCTGCCCATCTTTTCCTCTCCGCTGGCCATTATGCGTACCCTTGATCGCTTGAGCTGCACCGTCACCCTGCGCCTTGGCGGCATCCCCATGCCCCCCACGGTCATCACCGAGTCCCCTGCCGAAGCCCTGGCCGCGGTGGAGCGCTTCGGCAGCGCGGTGTTCAAACCCCTTTATACCTCCAAGGCCCGGGGCATGGAGGTCATCGATGACGGTCCAGACGCCCTGGCGCGCATTGCCGACTTCCAGGCCACCAACCCGGTGATGTACATCCAGCAGAAGATCGATATCCCGGGCCGCGATTTGGGCCTCGTCTTTTTGGGCGGCCGCTATCTCACCACCTATGCCCGGTGCAGCACCGACGCCAACGCCTGGAACACCACCACGGCTTCGGGCGGCAAATATGCCCCGGCCCAACCCGAACCGGAACTCATTGAACTGGCCCGCCGTGCCCAGGCCCTGTTCGGCCTCGATTTTACCTGTGTGGACATCGTGGAAACCGCCCAGGGGCCGCTGGTATTCGAGGTCTCGGCCTTTGGCGGCTTCCGCGGCATCCTTGAAGCCTGCGGCATGGATGCCGCCGGTCTGTACGCTGATTACGTCCTGGAGAAGATTCGTGCTCACCCAACCACGCATCGCTGA
- a CDS encoding amphi-Trp domain-containing protein produces MPAEEKIEFESLEDCETIRRYLHALEQGFSKGTISLTSEGKSLILEPNGFLSFHLTAKRKSGETKINIKLSWKDRDESIKKSSIHIE; encoded by the coding sequence ATGCCGGCGGAAGAAAAAATTGAATTTGAATCTTTAGAAGACTGCGAGACCATTCGCAGATATCTTCATGCACTGGAACAAGGATTTTCCAAAGGAACGATTTCGCTCACAAGCGAAGGAAAGTCGCTGATTTTAGAGCCAAATGGATTTTTATCTTTTCATCTCACAGCAAAAAGAAAATCAGGAGAAACAAAGATCAACATTAAATTGAGCTGGAAAGATAGAGATGAAAGTATAAAAAAATCATCAATTCATATTGAATAA
- a CDS encoding PhoU domain-containing protein, producing the protein MKNIKTIEENFRFLILEVQNQLEATLSFIERPTPKTYDKIIAKDDYIDNLKNIIENKCYSSLNKFSLNQEAINRLRAIHIMAINLERIADYCVNIAKQMGYLSSPKTIEILSYKKKMGEVHQAIGTIMDILDNKNLPGALSICRLESELDSIYKENFDRIMVQLRIGRNVEDHITSLFIIRYMERIGDSLLNIGESILFSIIGEKIKIQQFEALQTTLSKSGVDGDVTEVDFQGIWGTRSGCRIAKVEEKDRPQAKDSIFKEGNLRKIRQEKTNLECWNALYPGLVPRIFGYHEDGETASLLTEFLPGCSLEEAIFNVEEDILDNALFILEQTLHDIWEQTRKPHPLHSTFIRQMRERMPAVFQVHPELQRPALCVDDFHVPSFSQLLDRLETVEQQSPAPFSVFTHGDFNTNNIIYNHGDQRIYFIDVYRSQHGDYIQDVSVFLISNFRIPIFDIQSRIRINKVILKFFEFSRNFAIKTHDETFHIRLGIGVVRSLFTSTRFQLNKKFAKTMYHKAIYLMERLLDAQDNNNPFVFPLEILLEQGKAQ; encoded by the coding sequence ATGAAAAATATAAAAACAATTGAGGAAAACTTTCGTTTTCTTATCTTAGAAGTCCAAAATCAATTGGAAGCAACGTTATCATTCATTGAGCGTCCAACGCCAAAAACCTACGATAAAATTATTGCTAAAGACGACTACATCGACAATCTCAAAAATATCATTGAAAATAAATGTTATTCTTCACTCAATAAATTCAGTCTCAATCAAGAAGCCATCAATCGCTTGCGGGCCATTCATATCATGGCCATCAATCTTGAGCGCATTGCCGATTATTGTGTCAATATCGCCAAACAGATGGGGTATCTGTCATCTCCAAAAACGATAGAGATCCTTTCTTACAAGAAAAAAATGGGAGAAGTCCATCAAGCTATTGGCACAATAATGGACATATTAGACAACAAAAATCTTCCAGGAGCGCTCAGTATATGCCGCCTCGAATCCGAACTCGATTCCATATATAAAGAGAATTTTGACAGAATAATGGTTCAATTGCGCATCGGACGCAATGTTGAGGATCATATTACTTCTCTTTTTATTATTCGATACATGGAACGTATCGGAGATTCTCTTCTCAATATAGGAGAATCGATACTTTTTTCTATTATCGGAGAAAAAATAAAAATACAACAATTTGAAGCTCTTCAGACAACATTGTCCAAAAGTGGTGTTGATGGAGACGTCACTGAAGTCGATTTCCAAGGAATTTGGGGAACGCGATCTGGATGTCGCATCGCCAAGGTAGAAGAAAAAGACAGGCCACAAGCCAAAGATAGCATCTTCAAAGAAGGAAATCTCCGCAAGATTCGTCAGGAAAAGACCAATCTCGAATGCTGGAACGCCCTCTATCCTGGGCTGGTCCCGCGCATCTTCGGCTACCACGAAGACGGGGAAACGGCCTCGCTACTCACGGAATTCCTCCCCGGATGCTCATTGGAAGAGGCCATCTTCAATGTGGAAGAAGACATCCTCGACAACGCCCTCTTTATCCTCGAGCAGACCCTCCATGACATCTGGGAGCAAACCCGCAAGCCCCACCCCCTGCATTCTACGTTCATCCGGCAGATGCGCGAACGCATGCCAGCGGTGTTTCAAGTCCACCCCGAGCTCCAACGCCCCGCCCTGTGCGTGGACGATTTCCACGTACCTTCGTTTTCCCAACTGCTCGACCGCCTGGAGACAGTCGAACAGCAGTCGCCGGCACCTTTTTCCGTGTTCACCCACGGAGACTTCAATACCAACAATATCATCTACAATCACGGAGACCAGCGCATCTACTTTATCGATGTCTATCGCTCTCAACATGGCGATTACATCCAAGATGTTTCTGTTTTTCTCATATCAAACTTTAGAATACCCATTTTTGATATCCAATCAAGAATTCGAATAAATAAAGTTATTTTGAAGTTTTTTGAATTTTCTCGAAATTTTGCAATAAAAACTCATGATGAAACTTTCCATATTCGTCTTGGAATCGGTGTTGTTCGCTCGCTTTTCACCTCCACAAGATTTCAACTCAATAAAAAATTTGCCAAGACGATGTATCATAAAGCCATATACCTGATGGAGCGTCTTTTGGATGCCCAGGACAACAATAATCCTTTTGTCTTTCCGTTGGAAATCCTCCTCGAACAAGGAAAAGCACAATGA
- a CDS encoding glycosyltransferase family 4 protein encodes MKPPYRVAIMSNAAYSVIHFRLPLIEELVRQGCAVDVLAPTWSAEERARVEALSARCLPYPLDRRSMHPMHHLRVLLALRKLFRENAYDALLTSTAQPNVWGTLAAAWAGIPRRVVMVEGMGYAFTQCGPNTRSVRQLLLGWMLSLLYRTAFRAAHRVIVLNADDAQELQQRCGLAPQSILLLGPIGVPLDQWPMHPPHTQPITFTMVARLLREKGVLEFLAAARQVKKKYPATRFWLLGPLDDNPGALNEHDLQPYVQDGTVEWPGSVDVRPWLAQTSVFVLPSYYREGVPRSTQEAMAMGRPVITTDAPGCRETVIHGGNGFLVPPRDTQALAQAMLRFVEGPQWIEPMGRESRRLAEERFDVRRANAVLVRALIPGE; translated from the coding sequence ATGAAACCCCCATACCGCGTTGCGATCATGAGCAACGCCGCCTATTCGGTCATCCACTTTCGCTTGCCGCTCATCGAGGAGCTGGTTCGGCAGGGATGTGCGGTGGATGTCTTGGCCCCTACTTGGTCGGCCGAGGAGCGCGCACGCGTGGAAGCGCTCAGCGCGCGCTGCCTTCCCTATCCGCTGGATCGCCGCAGCATGCATCCCATGCACCATCTGCGGGTACTGTTGGCCCTGAGAAAACTTTTCCGGGAAAACGCCTATGATGCGCTGCTCACCTCTACGGCGCAGCCCAATGTGTGGGGGACGCTTGCGGCAGCTTGGGCGGGCATTCCCCGACGGGTGGTCATGGTGGAAGGCATGGGGTACGCTTTTACCCAATGTGGCCCAAACACGCGGTCAGTGCGGCAACTGCTGCTCGGATGGATGCTCTCGCTCTTGTATCGGACTGCATTCCGAGCGGCCCATCGAGTAATAGTACTGAACGCAGATGATGCCCAAGAGTTGCAGCAGCGCTGTGGCCTGGCCCCGCAGAGCATATTGCTGTTAGGCCCCATTGGTGTGCCCCTCGACCAATGGCCGATGCACCCGCCGCACACGCAGCCCATCACCTTCACGATGGTGGCCCGGCTGCTGCGGGAAAAAGGGGTGCTGGAATTTTTGGCCGCCGCGCGGCAGGTAAAAAAGAAGTACCCGGCCACGCGCTTTTGGCTCCTTGGCCCGCTGGATGACAATCCAGGGGCGCTGAACGAACATGACCTGCAGCCGTACGTGCAGGACGGCACCGTGGAGTGGCCCGGATCGGTGGACGTGCGGCCGTGGCTGGCGCAGACCAGCGTGTTTGTGCTGCCATCGTACTACCGCGAGGGTGTGCCGCGCAGCACGCAGGAAGCCATGGCCATGGGCCGCCCGGTCATCACCACCGACGCCCCCGGCTGCCGCGAAACGGTGATCCATGGCGGCAACGGCTTTTTGGTGCCGCCGCGGGATACGCAGGCTCTGGCGCAGGCCATGCTGCGCTTTGTGGAGGGGCCTCAATGGATCGAGCCCATGGGCCGGGAAAGCCGCCGCCTGGCCGAGGAGCGCTTCGACGTGCGCCGGGCCAATGCGGTCTTGGTGCGTGCACTGATACCGGGAGAATGA
- a CDS encoding GAK system XXXCH domain-containing protein — protein MKTKSIWTLSRGETARFLRALATAIEEGESEVNGFGIQLAELIKFKLKFTQLAGDTLEVKFSGRFAPTGEDDDEGYSKLKKRMQVYWRSIRQSAEQGEIPSQELLSVFLVDARRMTTFAGYGDPYYSVFLESCRRLEEAIAAGDVAEIQAAVQALDAQKKACHGRSK, from the coding sequence ATGAAAACCAAAAGCATTTGGACACTCTCCCGCGGTGAGACCGCCCGTTTCCTGCGAGCACTCGCTACCGCCATCGAGGAAGGAGAAAGCGAGGTCAACGGGTTTGGCATTCAGCTGGCAGAGCTCATCAAATTCAAGCTCAAGTTTACCCAGTTGGCCGGCGACACCCTGGAGGTCAAATTCAGCGGTCGATTCGCCCCCACCGGGGAGGACGACGACGAAGGATACTCGAAGCTCAAAAAGCGCATGCAGGTGTACTGGCGCAGCATCCGGCAAAGCGCCGAGCAAGGAGAGATCCCCTCCCAGGAATTGTTGTCCGTATTTCTTGTGGATGCCCGGCGCATGACCACCTTTGCGGGATACGGCGATCCCTACTACTCCGTGTTCCTCGAAAGCTGCCGACGTCTGGAAGAGGCCATTGCCGCAGGCGATGTTGCGGAAATACAAGCAGCGGTCCAGGCCCTGGATGCCCAAAAGAAAGCCTGCCACGGGCGCTCCAAGTAA
- a CDS encoding glycosyltransferase: MQVLIVAFLVAFTITLWIVRLRHLHGRLTADSTQGVQKFHVGSVPRVGGVGLLGGMVAAWMVLLARGSNESSLMGMLLVAALPAFLMGLAEDISKKVGALPRLLATMVAAGLGAWWAGAVLPRLDVPGVDALLGWGPAATTFTVFAVAGVAHAVNIIDGFNGLASMVAALMLAALGYVAYLVEDALVWNMTLAGMGALWGFWLWNYPRGLIFLGDGGAYLAGFWFAEAAVLLVARNPQVSPWFGLLVGLYPVFETVFSMYRRRVLQRRSTGLPDALHLHSLIFRRLVRWAAGKEAARDLTRRNAATAPYLWCLAMVSIVPAVLFWRHTSVLVLFALAFILFYIWAYQRIVRFRTRDFRPWKKRP, from the coding sequence GTGCAGGTATTGATCGTTGCCTTCTTGGTTGCCTTCACCATCACGCTATGGATCGTGCGTCTGCGCCACCTCCACGGCCGCCTTACCGCGGACAGCACCCAGGGGGTGCAAAAATTTCACGTGGGCAGCGTCCCCCGAGTGGGGGGCGTGGGGCTGCTCGGCGGCATGGTGGCGGCGTGGATGGTGCTCCTTGCGCGCGGAAGCAACGAATCCAGCCTGATGGGGATGCTGCTTGTGGCAGCGCTTCCCGCCTTCCTCATGGGCCTTGCCGAGGACATCTCCAAAAAAGTGGGAGCGCTCCCCCGCCTGCTGGCCACCATGGTGGCTGCGGGGCTGGGTGCCTGGTGGGCAGGAGCCGTGCTCCCGCGGCTGGACGTGCCCGGCGTGGACGCCCTTCTTGGCTGGGGGCCCGCTGCCACGACCTTTACGGTCTTTGCCGTGGCCGGAGTGGCCCATGCCGTGAACATCATCGACGGCTTCAACGGCCTGGCCTCCATGGTGGCGGCCTTGATGCTGGCGGCCCTGGGGTACGTGGCCTACCTCGTGGAAGACGCCCTGGTGTGGAACATGACCCTGGCAGGGATGGGCGCCTTATGGGGGTTTTGGCTGTGGAACTATCCCCGCGGTCTCATCTTCCTGGGCGATGGGGGAGCGTATCTTGCCGGATTCTGGTTTGCCGAGGCCGCCGTGCTGCTCGTGGCGCGCAACCCCCAAGTCTCGCCGTGGTTCGGCCTGCTGGTGGGATTGTACCCGGTATTCGAGACCGTGTTTTCCATGTACCGCCGCCGTGTATTGCAACGGCGAAGCACCGGGCTTCCGGACGCCTTGCATCTGCACTCCCTCATCTTCCGCCGCCTGGTGCGTTGGGCCGCAGGCAAGGAAGCGGCCCGGGATCTGACCCGGCGCAACGCCGCCACGGCCCCGTATCTGTGGTGTCTGGCCATGGTCTCCATCGTGCCGGCGGTCCTCTTCTGGCGACATACCTCGGTGCTCGTCCTCTTCGCCCTGGCCTTTATCCTGTTCTATATTTGGGCCTACCAGCGTATCGTGCGCTTCCGCACCCGAGATTTCCGGCCCTGGAAAAAACGTCCCTAG